Proteins from a single region of Acanthochromis polyacanthus isolate Apoly-LR-REF ecotype Palm Island chromosome 11, KAUST_Apoly_ChrSc, whole genome shotgun sequence:
- the sla1a gene encoding src like adaptor 1a — translation MWRMGNMMRGVSTGNKGSTDNLDSSVKGSEDDMVVVLMDYPSPEVSEPIYRIGEKLRVVAKEAYWWRVRSFQTGKENYIPNSHVAKVYHGWLFEGVERQKAEELLLLPANRVGSFLVRESSRERGQYSLSVKHRSVKHYRIFRLDNSWYYISPRLTFQCLEDMINHYSDSADGLCCALTSPCLSGTTQPPDASPAAPPVVMRRNFDWNKVDRKQLVSTDSCSENMVSYGVRNSIAAYLSFSGDQDAAQTKADNRKKKSKSVYALPENGLPASGYEDDF, via the exons ATGTGGAGGATGGGGAACATGATGCGAGGTGTGAGCACAGGGAATAAGGGCAGCACCGACAACCTGGACAGCTCTGTGAAAG GTTCAGAAGATGACATGGTGGTGGTGCTGATGGACTACCCGTCTCCTGAAGTCAGCGAGCCGATTTATAGAATAGGAGAGAAGCTCCGAGTCGTTGCAAA GGAGGCGTACTGGTGGAGAGTTCGCTCTTTTCAAACAGGGAAGGAAAACTACATACCAAACAGTCATGTGGCTAAAGTATACCATGG GTGGCTGTTTGAGGGAGTGGAGAGGCAGAAAGCTGAAGAGCTGCTTCTCCTACCGGCGAACAGAGTCGGCTCGTTCCTGGTGCgtgagagcagcagagagagag GTCAATATTCGCTGTCGGTGAAGCACAGAAGTGTAAAGCACTATCGCATCTTCAGATTGGATAACAGCTGGTACTACATCTCACCACGGCTCACTTTCCAGTGCTTGGAAGATATGATCAATCATTATTCTG ACTCTGCAGATGGTTTATGCTGTGCGCTTACCTCTCCATGTCTGTCGGGCACAACTCAGCCACCAGACGCAAGTCCAGCGGCTCCACCTGTAGTCATGCGACGCAACTTTGACTGGAACAAAGTAGACAG GAAACAGCTGGTCAGCACAGACAGCTGCAGCGAGAACATGGTGAGCTACGGAGTCAGGAACAGCATCGCAGCCTACCTGTCCTTCTCCGGAGATCAAGATGCTGCACAGACAAAAGCAGAtaacaggaagaagaaaagtAAATCTGTGTACGCCCTTCCTGAAAATGGCCTCCCAGCCTCTGGCTATGAAGATGACTTCTAG